One uncultured Hyphomonas sp. genomic region harbors:
- the cpaB gene encoding Flp pilus assembly protein CpaB, with amino-acid sequence MTVGAFAPTWRSEGAMKTTPLISLGLSVVLGAGAVLLGRYYMSDERTRADAETSAPAVSMAGVMVAARTIETGELLEPSMLKRVDWPTDIVPAGTLFAGDDLPEKAYSRGLIIEGEPVNVSKLDLSGATLTLAGAIKPGMRAVSIVVRNDTGVSGFVLPGDRVDVNEFIPREDRGSSYARGNEDMRISGDLIARPVLKNVSVLAVDQIFDPNLEGALPSNTVTLEVTPEGALALGAASQRGALGLALIGRDEEAELIVAAQEQVKTRAVVRAPVRRSAPTTAQVRVINGSQETEVTAPVSPGNPPKKVTD; translated from the coding sequence ATGACAGTCGGAGCATTCGCGCCGACATGGCGCAGTGAGGGAGCGATGAAGACAACACCCTTAATCAGTCTAGGGCTTTCTGTCGTCCTGGGCGCAGGCGCTGTCCTTCTGGGACGCTATTACATGTCTGATGAACGTACGCGTGCGGACGCTGAAACGAGTGCGCCAGCGGTCTCCATGGCTGGTGTAATGGTTGCAGCACGCACAATCGAAACCGGCGAACTTCTTGAACCTTCCATGCTGAAACGCGTGGACTGGCCAACGGATATTGTGCCGGCCGGCACCCTGTTCGCCGGAGATGACCTGCCGGAAAAGGCTTACTCGCGCGGGCTGATCATCGAAGGCGAGCCGGTGAATGTCAGCAAGCTGGACCTGAGCGGCGCGACGCTGACCCTGGCAGGTGCCATCAAGCCGGGCATGCGGGCCGTCTCCATCGTTGTACGGAATGATACGGGCGTTTCCGGTTTTGTGCTGCCAGGCGACCGTGTGGATGTGAATGAGTTCATTCCTCGTGAGGACCGGGGAAGCTCCTATGCGCGCGGCAATGAGGATATGCGGATTTCTGGTGACCTGATCGCGCGGCCGGTGCTGAAAAACGTCTCGGTTCTTGCGGTTGACCAGATTTTTGATCCGAACCTTGAGGGCGCGCTTCCGTCCAACACAGTGACGCTTGAAGTCACGCCGGAAGGTGCACTCGCACTGGGCGCGGCCAGTCAGCGCGGCGCGCTCGGTCTTGCCCTGATCGGACGGGACGAGGAGGCCGAGCTGATCGTCGCGGCGCAGGAGCAGGTCAAGACCCGTGCCGTTGTGCGCGCGCCAGTGCGCAGATCCGCTCCCACAACGGCTCAGGTGCGGGTCATAAACGGTAGTCAGGAGACGGAGGTCACCGCGCCCGTCAGCCCGGGCAATCCTCCCAAGAAGGTAACAGACTGA
- a CDS encoding threonine/serine dehydratase yields the protein MAFDSLPTHSDVLAAAARLTGLVRKTPVLRHDALDGLAGARLFVKAECLQETGSFKIRGATNRLLQIPEAQRPAGVVAFSSGNHAQGVARAARLLGMPALIVMPSDAPAVKVEGVRADGGEVRFYDRNTENREVIAQQIASDRGAVLVPSFEDPHIICGQGTAGLEFADQMEEAGERLDYLITPAGGGGLASGIALALEGASPGTRVWVAEPEGHDDWTRSLASGRIESNVPGTRSICDAILTPAPGDLTFAIGKRLFGGGVPVTDAQVKDAMRAAFRYLRIVAEPGGAAALAGALSCLPETMKGKTIGIVVSGGNVDAATYAGVLSEA from the coding sequence ATGGCTTTCGATTCCCTTCCGACACATTCAGATGTCCTTGCCGCCGCCGCGCGGCTGACCGGTCTTGTCCGCAAGACGCCCGTCCTTCGGCATGACGCCCTCGATGGTCTTGCCGGCGCGCGTCTCTTTGTGAAGGCGGAATGCCTGCAGGAAACCGGCAGCTTCAAGATCCGCGGCGCGACGAACCGCCTGTTGCAGATCCCGGAAGCGCAGCGCCCGGCGGGTGTGGTCGCATTCTCTTCCGGAAATCACGCACAGGGCGTTGCGCGGGCAGCGCGTCTTCTGGGCATGCCGGCCCTGATCGTCATGCCGTCTGATGCACCTGCCGTGAAAGTCGAAGGCGTGCGGGCCGATGGTGGAGAGGTCCGCTTCTACGATCGCAACACCGAGAACCGGGAAGTCATCGCGCAGCAGATCGCGAGTGATCGCGGTGCGGTGCTGGTGCCGAGTTTTGAAGATCCGCACATCATTTGCGGGCAGGGCACGGCAGGCCTGGAGTTTGCCGATCAGATGGAAGAAGCGGGCGAGCGGCTTGATTATCTGATTACGCCGGCTGGCGGCGGTGGCCTTGCGTCTGGCATTGCGCTGGCGCTTGAGGGCGCGTCTCCCGGCACCCGCGTCTGGGTCGCCGAGCCGGAAGGGCACGACGACTGGACGCGTTCTCTTGCCAGCGGACGCATCGAGTCGAACGTGCCAGGTACGCGGTCTATCTGTGATGCGATCCTGACCCCCGCGCCGGGTGATCTGACTTTCGCGATTGGCAAACGTCTGTTCGGCGGAGGCGTGCCCGTCACCGATGCGCAGGTGAAAGACGCGATGCGGGCAGCGTTCCGCTATCTCCGGATTGTCGCTGAGCCAGGCGGAGCGGCCGCGCTGGCCGGGGCGCTGTCATGCCTACCTGAAACCATGAAGGGCAAGACGATCGGCATCGTGGTCAGCGGCGGGAATGTGGACGCGGCCACCTATGCGGGCGTACTGTCCGAAGCCTGA
- the galU gene encoding UTP--glucose-1-phosphate uridylyltransferase GalU gives MRVKKAVLPVAGFGTRVLPATKAIPKEMLPVVDRPAIQYVVDEALEAGIEHIVFVTGRNKGAIEDYFDHSYELEEALVAKKKDAILKQVEQSRLPSGAASFTRQQKPLGLGHAVWCARDIIGNEPFAVLLPDVIVKGKPSCLAQMVEAYDKVGGNIVAVDPVPEERVSSYGVIAPIERDGRLIRMSGMVEKPPVESAPSNLAITGRYILQPEIFDLLENQGKGAGGEIQLTDSMATLMESQAFYAYEFEGAPYDCGSKVGYFEAVLAHALDNAETAAGARELVKKFAAEL, from the coding sequence ATGCGCGTAAAAAAGGCTGTCTTGCCGGTTGCCGGATTTGGCACACGTGTGTTGCCGGCAACGAAAGCGATTCCGAAGGAAATGCTTCCGGTCGTTGATCGCCCCGCCATTCAGTATGTTGTCGATGAGGCGCTTGAGGCTGGCATCGAACACATCGTTTTCGTCACGGGCCGCAACAAAGGCGCGATCGAAGACTATTTCGACCACTCCTACGAGCTGGAAGAAGCCCTCGTTGCGAAGAAGAAAGACGCGATCCTCAAACAGGTGGAGCAGAGCCGCCTGCCGTCCGGTGCGGCCAGCTTTACCCGCCAGCAAAAACCGCTGGGCCTCGGTCATGCTGTCTGGTGCGCCCGGGACATTATCGGCAACGAACCGTTCGCCGTGCTGCTGCCGGACGTGATCGTGAAGGGCAAGCCATCCTGCCTCGCGCAGATGGTGGAGGCCTATGACAAGGTCGGCGGCAACATCGTCGCGGTCGACCCGGTGCCGGAAGAGCGCGTGTCGTCCTATGGCGTGATCGCCCCGATCGAGCGCGATGGGCGCCTGATCCGTATGTCCGGTATGGTGGAGAAGCCGCCGGTCGAGTCGGCGCCCTCCAACCTCGCCATTACCGGCCGCTACATCCTGCAGCCGGAAATCTTCGATCTCCTCGAAAATCAGGGCAAAGGCGCGGGCGGCGAGATCCAGCTGACCGACTCCATGGCGACCCTGATGGAGAGCCAGGCTTTCTATGCCTATGAGTTCGAAGGCGCGCCGTATGATTGCGGGTCCAAGGTCGGCTATTTCGAAGCCGTCCTGGCCCATGCGCTGGACAATGCGGAAACCGCCGCCGGTGCACGCGAGCTGGTGAAGAAATTCGCCGCAGAGCTTTAA
- a CDS encoding SDR family oxidoreductase, with the protein MDLFSLSDRTALVTGASSGLGRHFAKVLSQAGADVVLAARRMDRLEALAEEISKSGGRALPVEMDVTSDDSVSGAFATIKEALGRPCDIIVSNSGMSRDTWFREQSEDDWNAVIDTNLNGVWRVGKHGTNAMIEAGVPGSIINIASITGLQPQMMTTAYCVSKAGVEHLTKQMALENARYGIRVNAISPGYYKTDINADYLDSDAGDKMRKRIAMKRFGEHKELDGALLLLSSNAGSYMTGSNIVVDGGHLLLPL; encoded by the coding sequence ATGGATTTGTTTAGTCTTTCTGACAGGACAGCTTTGGTGACCGGCGCATCGAGCGGTTTAGGGCGCCATTTTGCGAAGGTTCTGTCTCAGGCTGGCGCCGATGTTGTGCTGGCCGCGCGCCGTATGGATCGTCTCGAAGCACTGGCGGAAGAGATCAGCAAATCCGGCGGCCGCGCCCTGCCGGTGGAGATGGACGTCACGTCCGATGACAGCGTCAGTGGCGCCTTCGCAACGATCAAGGAAGCCCTCGGACGCCCTTGCGATATTATTGTGAGCAATTCCGGCATGTCGCGCGATACCTGGTTCCGCGAGCAGAGCGAGGATGACTGGAATGCTGTGATCGACACCAATTTGAACGGTGTCTGGCGGGTTGGGAAGCACGGGACGAACGCGATGATCGAGGCTGGCGTGCCCGGTTCGATCATCAACATCGCGTCGATCACCGGCCTGCAGCCGCAAATGATGACCACCGCCTATTGCGTCTCCAAGGCGGGGGTCGAACACCTGACGAAGCAGATGGCGCTTGAGAATGCGCGTTACGGGATCCGCGTGAATGCGATCTCGCCGGGCTACTACAAGACCGACATCAATGCCGATTATCTGGACTCCGACGCAGGCGATAAAATGCGCAAGCGGATCGCGATGAAGCGCTTTGGCGAACACAAGGAGCTGGACGGGGCGCTGCTGCTGCTGTCGTCCAATGCCGGCAGCTATATGACCGGCTCGAATATCGTCGTCGATGGCGGTCATCTGCTGCTGCCGCTCTAG
- a CDS encoding Re/Si-specific NAD(P)(+) transhydrogenase subunit alpha: protein MKISVLRERRSGETRVAATPETVKKLVASGHSVTIESDAGKTAGFLDSAYEEAGASIAKDAAAAVQGADIVFKVRGPEEGEIAALPDGAALIALMEPFAMDPKVIAGLNAKKIASLSMEFTPRITRAQSMDALSSQSNLSGYRAVIEGAQIYGRAMPMMMTAAGTVAPAKVFVMGAGVAGLQAIATARRLGGVVTATDVRPAAKEQVASLGAKFIAVEDDEFKAAETAGGYAKQMSPEYQAKQAELTASHIAKQDIVVTTALIPGRAAPVLITEEMVKSMKPGSVIVDMAVAQGGNCPLSKPDEIVDVGGVKVAGFSNLPARLPADSSSLYSKNLLAFLPLVTAEDGSLNLDTDDEVVVAMLLTRNGETVNERIQS, encoded by the coding sequence ATGAAAATATCAGTGCTGAGGGAACGACGTTCTGGTGAAACCCGTGTTGCGGCTACACCAGAGACAGTCAAGAAGCTAGTGGCCTCCGGCCACTCGGTTACAATCGAGTCCGATGCCGGCAAGACTGCCGGATTTCTGGACTCTGCCTATGAGGAGGCGGGCGCATCCATTGCGAAGGATGCCGCTGCAGCCGTCCAGGGGGCAGACATCGTCTTCAAGGTCCGCGGGCCTGAAGAAGGCGAGATTGCTGCCCTGCCGGATGGTGCGGCCCTGATCGCCCTCATGGAGCCTTTTGCGATGGACCCGAAAGTCATTGCCGGGCTCAATGCGAAGAAGATCGCGTCGCTCTCCATGGAGTTCACGCCGCGTATCACCCGGGCCCAGAGCATGGATGCCCTCTCGTCCCAATCCAACCTCTCCGGCTATCGTGCCGTGATTGAAGGCGCACAGATCTATGGCCGCGCCATGCCGATGATGATGACCGCCGCCGGCACGGTCGCCCCGGCGAAAGTGTTTGTCATGGGGGCCGGCGTTGCCGGTCTGCAAGCCATCGCCACCGCCCGCCGTCTCGGCGGCGTTGTGACCGCAACTGATGTACGCCCCGCCGCCAAGGAACAGGTCGCCTCGCTCGGCGCGAAGTTCATCGCGGTCGAGGATGACGAGTTCAAGGCGGCAGAAACTGCCGGCGGCTACGCCAAGCAGATGTCTCCTGAATACCAGGCCAAGCAGGCCGAACTGACGGCCAGCCACATCGCCAAACAGGACATCGTGGTCACCACCGCCCTCATTCCGGGCCGGGCTGCACCTGTCCTGATCACCGAGGAAATGGTGAAGAGCATGAAGCCGGGATCGGTCATCGTCGACATGGCGGTGGCGCAGGGCGGCAACTGCCCGTTATCGAAGCCGGATGAGATCGTCGATGTCGGCGGTGTGAAAGTGGCCGGGTTCTCGAACCTGCCTGCCCGCCTGCCGGCGGACTCCTCCTCACTCTATTCCAAAAACCTGCTCGCCTTCCTGCCGCTTGTGACGGCCGAAGACGGCAGCCTCAATCTCGACACCGATGACGAAGTCGTCGTCGCCATGCTCCTGACCCGGAACGGCGAAACGGTGAACGAAAGGATCCAATCATGA
- a CDS encoding proton-translocating transhydrogenase family protein, protein MKRALLTLVAASVALPAFADGGGIDSTVFLAAIFALACFVGYYVVWSVTPALHTPLMAVTNAISSVIVVGALVAAATVGLNSDNWVSKILGTVAVALASVNIFGGFLVTQRMLAMYKKKGD, encoded by the coding sequence ATGAAACGCGCACTCCTGACCCTCGTCGCGGCCAGCGTTGCGCTGCCCGCCTTTGCCGATGGAGGCGGAATCGATTCCACTGTCTTCCTGGCCGCAATTTTCGCGCTGGCCTGTTTCGTCGGTTATTATGTCGTGTGGAGCGTCACCCCAGCTCTGCACACCCCGCTGATGGCCGTGACCAATGCCATCTCGTCCGTGATCGTCGTCGGTGCGCTTGTGGCTGCGGCCACGGTGGGCCTCAACTCCGACAACTGGGTCTCCAAGATCCTCGGCACGGTCGCCGTCGCGCTCGCCAGCGTGAACATCTTCGGCGGCTTTCTCGTCACCCAGCGCATGCTCGCCATGTACAAGAAGAAGGGGGACTAA
- a CDS encoding NAD(P)(+) transhydrogenase (Re/Si-specific) subunit beta → MDSFHSTWAPLLYLIAGILFILALRGLSSPATSRAGNRNGMIGMAIAVGTTLALLWGDLDLTTWGLILGGVAVGGVIGAIIARRIPMTAMPQLVAAFHSLVGMAAVLVAAAAFYSPVQFGIAGDVGIKGASLIELGLGSAIGALTFTGSVIAFAKLNGNMSGAPIMLPARHLLNILIGLGIVGLLGYLISVNGQAPWAFWGLTVLALILGITLIIPIGGADMPVVVSMLNSYSGWAAAALGFTLGNFALIITGALVGSSGAILSYIMCKGMNRSFISVILGGFGADDSAAATGPAVDRPFKKGSADDAAFIMKNASKVIIVPGYGMAVAQAQHALKEMAELLKEEGVEVKYAIHPVAGRMPGHMNVLLAEAQVPYDEVFELEDINSEFSTADVAFVIGANDVTNPSAKTDKSSPIYGMPVLDVENARTVLFVKRSMGSGYAGVDNPLFFNDNTMMLLSDAKKMVEDIVKSL, encoded by the coding sequence ATGGACTCCTTCCACTCAACCTGGGCGCCGCTGCTCTACCTGATCGCCGGCATCCTCTTCATTCTGGCCCTTCGCGGCCTGTCCAGCCCTGCCACCAGCCGCGCGGGTAACCGCAACGGCATGATCGGCATGGCCATCGCCGTGGGCACCACGCTCGCCCTGCTCTGGGGCGATCTTGATCTCACAACCTGGGGCCTGATCCTTGGCGGTGTTGCCGTCGGCGGCGTGATCGGCGCGATCATCGCCCGCCGCATCCCGATGACCGCGATGCCCCAGCTGGTCGCCGCCTTCCACAGCCTCGTCGGCATGGCCGCCGTGCTCGTGGCCGCGGCAGCCTTCTACTCGCCGGTCCAGTTCGGAATCGCGGGAGACGTCGGTATCAAGGGTGCGTCCTTAATCGAACTCGGCCTCGGATCCGCCATCGGTGCCCTCACCTTTACCGGTTCGGTCATCGCCTTTGCAAAACTGAACGGCAATATGAGCGGCGCGCCAATCATGCTGCCGGCCCGGCACCTGCTGAACATCCTGATCGGTCTCGGCATTGTTGGCCTGCTTGGCTACCTGATTTCCGTGAACGGACAGGCGCCGTGGGCCTTCTGGGGCCTCACAGTGCTCGCTCTTATCCTGGGCATCACGCTGATCATTCCGATCGGCGGCGCGGACATGCCGGTCGTCGTGTCGATGCTGAACTCCTATTCGGGATGGGCGGCTGCGGCGCTCGGTTTCACGCTCGGCAATTTCGCCCTGATCATCACCGGCGCCCTCGTCGGCTCGTCCGGTGCGATCCTGTCCTACATCATGTGCAAGGGCATGAACCGCAGTTTCATCTCGGTGATCCTCGGCGGCTTCGGGGCAGACGATTCTGCTGCGGCCACCGGCCCGGCCGTAGACCGCCCCTTCAAGAAGGGCTCTGCCGACGATGCGGCCTTCATCATGAAGAACGCGTCCAAGGTCATCATCGTGCCGGGCTACGGCATGGCGGTGGCGCAGGCCCAGCACGCCCTGAAGGAAATGGCCGAGCTGCTGAAGGAAGAAGGCGTCGAAGTGAAGTACGCCATCCACCCGGTCGCCGGCCGCATGCCAGGGCACATGAACGTGCTGCTGGCCGAAGCGCAGGTGCCTTACGATGAAGTGTTCGAGCTGGAGGATATCAACTCCGAATTCTCGACCGCGGATGTGGCTTTCGTCATCGGCGCCAATGACGTGACAAACCCGTCCGCCAAGACGGACAAGTCGTCACCGATCTACGGTATGCCGGTTCTGGACGTTGAGAACGCCCGCACCGTGCTGTTCGTGAAGCGCTCGATGGGCTCCGGTTATGCCGGCGTCGACAATCCGCTCTTCTTCAACGACAACACGATGATGCTCTTGTCGGATGCCAAGAAGATGGTCGAGGACATCGTCAAGTCGCTCTAG
- the folK gene encoding 2-amino-4-hydroxy-6-hydroxymethyldihydropteridine diphosphokinase has product MAEAYLELGTNLGDREAYLARALAQLEGTEGIRLGKLSRVYVSKAWGVMDQPDFLNICVQIETELTPEGLLEICKGIERALGRQVRRRWGPREIDIDILMMDGVDMDTPGLTIPHARMMERRFVMEPLAEIAADREVDGISVADLARHLRVDAGAQACAPDAAATERLRGLLERD; this is encoded by the coding sequence ATGGCTGAAGCGTATCTGGAGCTAGGCACCAATCTGGGCGACCGGGAAGCCTATCTGGCGCGCGCGCTGGCGCAGCTGGAAGGGACAGAAGGGATTCGTCTCGGCAAACTCTCGCGCGTTTACGTGTCCAAGGCCTGGGGCGTCATGGATCAGCCTGATTTTCTCAACATCTGTGTGCAGATCGAAACAGAGTTGACGCCTGAAGGCTTGCTGGAGATCTGCAAAGGTATCGAGCGGGCGCTGGGCCGTCAGGTGCGCAGGCGCTGGGGCCCGCGCGAGATCGACATCGACATCCTGATGATGGACGGCGTGGATATGGACACGCCGGGGCTGACCATCCCGCATGCACGCATGATGGAGCGGCGCTTCGTCATGGAGCCGCTGGCCGAGATCGCGGCGGACCGGGAGGTCGACGGGATCAGCGTGGCGGACCTTGCGCGGCATCTGCGGGTTGATGCGGGCGCCCAGGCGTGCGCCCCGGATGCAGCCGCGACGGAGCGGCTCAGGGGGCTGCTGGAGCGGGACTGA
- the folB gene encoding dihydroneopterin aldolase, producing the protein MTDHVFVTNLCLHGFHGLHKAENSLGQKFYIDLDCELKPQAARKDDMSETVHYGELCDLAERLSGETVFNLIETFAERIAFAILEEQPLVQRITVTVRKPSAPIRHFVDHVGVVITRSRDG; encoded by the coding sequence ATGACCGACCACGTATTCGTCACCAATCTGTGCCTTCATGGCTTTCACGGTCTTCACAAGGCTGAAAACTCTCTGGGGCAAAAATTCTATATCGACCTCGATTGCGAACTGAAGCCGCAGGCGGCCCGCAAAGACGATATGTCCGAGACCGTGCACTATGGCGAGCTTTGCGATCTGGCAGAACGTCTGTCGGGGGAGACGGTGTTCAACCTGATCGAAACCTTCGCTGAACGGATCGCGTTTGCCATCCTGGAAGAGCAGCCGCTGGTGCAGCGCATTACCGTCACCGTACGCAAGCCGTCTGCCCCTATCCGTCATTTCGTGGATCATGTCGGGGTGGTTATAACGCGGAGCCGCGATGGCTGA
- the folP gene encoding dihydropteroate synthase codes for MDNAVRKTIREEFLHRLSGGQVMLMGILNVTPDSFSDGGEHYGLAEALRHAEQMQQDGADIIDIGGESTRPNADEVDAGEEWRRVSGAIEALAKPGALALSIDTYKASVARQAAAAGAVIINDVWGMTRDPDMAAAVSETDSLVVVTYNRGKADGTIDLRDDMASFFAECFAEADAHGIPREHVILDPGVGFGKTYEQNFGVLANLDVLVDTGRPVLVGVSRKSFIGRLTGNPVGDRLIGTLAANLDSVSRGASILRVHDVAAHREALNMLEAIEKAK; via the coding sequence ATGGACAACGCCGTCCGGAAAACGATCCGGGAAGAGTTCCTGCACAGGCTGTCTGGCGGGCAGGTGATGCTGATGGGCATCCTGAATGTGACGCCGGATTCCTTCTCGGATGGCGGCGAGCATTACGGGCTGGCCGAGGCGCTCCGGCATGCAGAACAGATGCAGCAGGACGGCGCGGACATCATCGATATCGGCGGAGAGTCCACGCGCCCGAATGCGGACGAGGTGGATGCCGGGGAAGAATGGCGCAGGGTCTCGGGCGCGATCGAGGCGCTTGCGAAGCCCGGGGCGCTCGCGCTGTCCATCGATACCTACAAGGCCTCTGTGGCGCGCCAGGCGGCCGCTGCGGGCGCCGTGATCATAAATGACGTCTGGGGCATGACGCGTGACCCTGACATGGCTGCAGCGGTGTCCGAAACGGACAGTCTCGTGGTGGTGACCTACAATCGCGGCAAGGCGGACGGCACGATCGATTTGCGCGACGACATGGCCAGCTTTTTTGCGGAGTGTTTTGCCGAGGCCGATGCGCACGGCATTCCGCGTGAACATGTGATCCTCGACCCCGGTGTCGGGTTCGGAAAGACCTACGAACAGAATTTCGGCGTCCTGGCCAATCTGGATGTGCTCGTCGACACGGGCCGCCCGGTTCTGGTCGGCGTGTCCCGGAAGTCCTTCATCGGGCGCCTGACGGGCAATCCTGTCGGCGACCGGCTGATCGGGACGCTCGCTGCCAATCTGGACAGCGTCTCCCGCGGCGCGTCTATCCTGCGGGTGCACGACGTTGCCGCGCACCGCGAAGCCCTCAACATGCTGGAAGCAATCGAGAAAGCAAAATGA
- a CDS encoding tyrosine-type recombinase/integrase, with product MTQDAQRGLDTARTHRISDKSVKSVAAPKAGNRIFYDTEITGFGVRVTASGQRSFVLTYRIHGRQRRCTIGQYPDWPVTAARKRAAELKRMVDVGTDPLEVRENARKAPTVRDLFERYDADYLPRLAEKTQRDVRRYFKDLILPKIGSKKVTQVSFADCEAIHRQVSKTAPTTANRAIAALRRSLNLAITWGWIDRNPTKGLELNQEQKRERFLSVDEIGRLLKALDEHPRKDSAEAIKLILLTGCRRGEALGAKWDQFDGEFRIWTKPASTTKQRRLHRVPVSAPVTALLKSRRKRVKGDYVFPSGDGEALKEVRRTWAGALQDAKIEGVRLHDLRHTFASVAVSQGHSLPIVGAMLGHSQPQTTARYAHLYDDPLIATTESVASVMVGSRGTRS from the coding sequence ATGACACAGGATGCACAGCGAGGTTTGGACACAGCGCGGACACACAGAATTTCTGACAAGTCAGTGAAATCCGTGGCTGCACCAAAGGCTGGAAATCGCATCTTCTACGACACCGAAATCACTGGCTTCGGTGTTCGGGTCACGGCGTCCGGTCAGCGCTCGTTCGTTCTTACCTATCGTATCCACGGACGCCAGAGGCGATGCACTATCGGCCAATATCCAGACTGGCCAGTCACAGCAGCCAGGAAGCGTGCTGCCGAACTTAAGCGTATGGTTGATGTCGGAACCGATCCGCTCGAAGTGCGGGAAAACGCCCGCAAAGCGCCGACTGTTCGAGACCTCTTTGAAAGATACGATGCAGACTACCTGCCTCGTCTCGCGGAAAAGACGCAACGTGATGTCCGGCGGTATTTCAAGGATTTGATCCTTCCAAAAATCGGTTCGAAGAAGGTCACGCAGGTTTCGTTTGCGGACTGCGAGGCGATACACCGGCAAGTTTCCAAGACAGCGCCGACGACGGCGAACCGCGCCATTGCAGCACTCCGCCGTTCGCTCAATCTGGCGATCACATGGGGTTGGATTGATCGCAACCCGACCAAGGGTTTGGAACTCAATCAGGAGCAAAAGCGCGAAAGGTTCCTCAGCGTCGATGAAATCGGTCGGCTCCTGAAGGCACTGGACGAACACCCGCGCAAGGACTCCGCCGAGGCGATCAAACTGATCCTCCTGACCGGGTGTCGGCGCGGCGAAGCGCTCGGGGCGAAATGGGACCAGTTCGACGGCGAGTTCCGCATCTGGACGAAACCTGCTTCGACCACAAAGCAGCGCCGCCTACATCGGGTGCCAGTCTCCGCACCCGTCACAGCGCTCCTGAAAAGCCGCAGGAAGCGCGTGAAGGGCGACTATGTGTTCCCGTCCGGCGATGGCGAAGCCCTGAAGGAAGTCCGCAGGACGTGGGCTGGAGCGCTCCAGGACGCGAAGATTGAGGGCGTGCGGCTCCATGACCTTCGGCACACCTTCGCAAGCGTAGCGGTCTCTCAGGGCCATTCCCTGCCGATTGTCGGTGCAATGCTCGGACACAGCCAACCTCAGACCACGGCGCGGTATGCCCACCTGTATGATGATCCGCTGATCGCTACGACCGAATCCGTTGCGTCCGTTATGGTCGGTTCTCGCGGGACGCGATCCTAG